Proteins encoded together in one Pelagicoccus enzymogenes window:
- a CDS encoding IclR family transcriptional regulator encodes MPQAPQYKVPALEKGLDILEALAADPIPLSLAELASRLNRSSSELFRMLNCLEHRNYIERDSVSGKYLLSLKLYALSHTHSVIDRLTRSAIGPMQELTDSLRESCHLSLLDRGRLLVVSQVESPSPIRLSIEVGARFDPLLTASGRLLLAHSTEPKQAEHLQQSDTWNQLSPAKQKRVRSELQALSKNSSVEAESDTIEGVIDLSTIIGNSPSGLLAALTVTRFRSKKAPSNKASAAKSLLETASKITDSLGLNPS; translated from the coding sequence ATGCCTCAAGCCCCCCAATACAAAGTACCGGCCTTGGAAAAAGGCCTCGATATCCTGGAAGCCCTCGCAGCCGACCCCATTCCGCTTTCTTTGGCGGAACTAGCGAGCCGCTTGAATCGCAGCAGCAGCGAGCTATTCCGAATGCTCAACTGCTTGGAGCATCGCAACTACATCGAACGCGATTCCGTATCCGGTAAATACCTACTTTCCCTAAAACTGTACGCCCTATCGCACACTCATTCGGTAATAGATCGGCTCACCCGCAGCGCTATCGGTCCGATGCAGGAACTCACCGACTCTCTTCGCGAGTCCTGTCACCTCAGCCTCTTGGACCGCGGCCGCCTTCTGGTCGTATCCCAGGTCGAAAGCCCTTCGCCGATTCGCCTCTCCATCGAAGTGGGAGCTCGCTTCGACCCCTTGTTGACTGCCTCAGGCAGGTTGTTGCTCGCTCATAGCACCGAACCGAAACAAGCGGAACACCTGCAGCAATCCGACACTTGGAACCAGTTGTCCCCGGCAAAGCAGAAAAGAGTACGCTCCGAGCTGCAGGCCCTCTCTAAAAATTCCTCGGTGGAAGCGGAGAGCGATACGATCGAGGGGGTCATCGACCTCTCCACGATCATCGGCAATTCGCCAAGCGGACTTCTCGCCGCCCTCACCGTGACTCGTTTCCGCAGCAAGAAAGCCCCTTCCAACAAAGCGAGCGCTGCAAAGAGCCTGCTTGAAACTGCCTCGAAAATTACCGACTCCCTCGGCCTAAACCCAAGCTAG
- a CDS encoding ABC transporter substrate-binding protein produces the protein MSKIEIRGMTWDHSRGYLPMVASAQRFEELNPEVKIVWEKRSLKDFEEYPVEVLAERYDMMIIDHPFVGYAAKHGTLTNLETCLPADFLRDQKANSVGGSHESYYYEGGQWAIAIDAAAPVSLWREDLMERLGLELPRTWEDLLDLAKRGHVEIPGAPIYCLMNFYSFCVALGETPFASEERVVSKEVGLGAMDILSELLDACDAGCWSRNPIASQDLLASSANETVAYCPLAYGYINYAREGYAPHRLKYGEPPLWRGQALSTTLGGTGLAISSQTKHLEVVCSYVEYAASGEVQRCLGTPAGGQPGHRAAWLDALGNQLNGNYLVDTLPVLDRAYQRPRYCGYTRFQEEGGPVLHAGLRGEMEREECLRKLDALYRETLAEGR, from the coding sequence ATGAGCAAGATCGAAATAAGAGGTATGACTTGGGACCACTCGCGCGGTTACTTGCCGATGGTTGCTAGCGCCCAGCGTTTCGAGGAGTTGAACCCCGAAGTGAAGATCGTTTGGGAAAAACGTTCGCTCAAAGACTTTGAAGAGTATCCTGTGGAAGTTTTGGCAGAGCGCTACGACATGATGATTATTGATCATCCATTTGTTGGATACGCAGCCAAGCACGGCACCCTGACGAATTTGGAAACCTGTTTGCCTGCAGATTTTTTACGGGACCAGAAAGCGAATTCGGTGGGTGGGTCTCACGAGAGCTACTATTACGAAGGAGGGCAATGGGCTATAGCGATCGACGCCGCGGCTCCAGTCTCGCTGTGGCGCGAAGACCTGATGGAGCGGCTTGGCCTCGAGTTGCCGCGGACCTGGGAGGACCTTTTGGATTTGGCAAAGCGAGGGCACGTGGAGATTCCAGGAGCTCCGATTTATTGCCTAATGAACTTTTACAGTTTCTGTGTGGCCCTTGGAGAAACGCCCTTTGCCTCGGAGGAACGAGTGGTATCGAAGGAAGTAGGATTGGGAGCAATGGATATTTTGTCCGAGCTTTTGGACGCTTGCGATGCGGGCTGCTGGAGTCGCAATCCTATCGCCTCGCAGGACCTGCTTGCGAGCAGCGCCAACGAGACGGTAGCGTATTGTCCCTTGGCGTATGGGTATATTAACTACGCACGGGAGGGCTACGCTCCGCATCGCCTTAAATACGGGGAGCCGCCTCTTTGGAGAGGACAGGCATTGTCGACGACATTGGGTGGGACCGGGCTCGCGATTTCGTCGCAGACGAAGCACTTAGAGGTGGTTTGCTCTTACGTGGAATACGCTGCTTCCGGAGAGGTGCAGCGTTGTTTGGGCACGCCCGCAGGCGGGCAACCGGGACACCGGGCGGCGTGGTTGGACGCACTTGGCAATCAGTTGAACGGTAACTATCTGGTGGATACCTTGCCGGTTTTGGATCGGGCTTATCAGCGTCCCCGGTATTGCGGCTATACGCGTTTCCAAGAAGAAGGGGGACCGGTTTTACACGCAGGGTTGCGGGGCGAAATGGAACGAGAGGAGTGTTTGCGGAAGTTGGATGCTCTTTATCGGGAAACTCTGGCGGAGGGGCGTTGA
- a CDS encoding AraC family transcriptional regulator, producing MKESLEIEEQLEGRAYWIEGTTRGDGSLHRHDELELNLVVGGAAEYLIDGERVSMRQGTLLWLFPSQNHALSGSSEDFQMWVYVFRPGLLDRACKTDEFRELRRAEPLRRVFTQLSLAAFESLRDLCERAGRAFSENADLFNASIRYLLLSAWQETLGRDSESLRSEALHPGVFKAALSLCRDPAIRSLSGLARQVGMSSEHLSRLFKQQMGQALSDYRSEQRFRKFKELYGAGGSMNMLEASLAAGFGSYTQFYRIHVKMTGKAPSEGRRGN from the coding sequence ATGAAGGAATCGCTGGAAATAGAGGAGCAGCTCGAGGGGCGAGCGTATTGGATCGAAGGAACGACTCGAGGTGACGGCTCGCTTCACCGGCACGATGAGTTGGAGCTCAATCTGGTGGTGGGAGGCGCTGCTGAGTACCTGATCGATGGAGAGCGGGTGAGCATGAGGCAGGGAACCCTGCTTTGGCTTTTTCCTTCTCAAAACCACGCTCTATCAGGAAGTTCCGAAGATTTTCAGATGTGGGTGTACGTTTTCCGGCCCGGCTTGTTGGATCGGGCCTGCAAAACGGATGAATTCAGGGAATTGCGTCGTGCGGAACCGCTCAGACGCGTATTCACTCAACTTAGTCTCGCTGCTTTTGAGTCGCTGCGAGATCTCTGCGAAAGGGCGGGGCGGGCGTTTTCTGAAAACGCGGACCTATTCAATGCAAGTATTCGTTATTTGTTGCTGAGCGCCTGGCAGGAAACCTTAGGCAGGGATTCTGAATCGCTGAGGTCGGAGGCCTTGCATCCTGGTGTTTTTAAGGCGGCCCTGTCCTTGTGTAGGGATCCGGCGATACGTTCGCTGTCAGGGCTTGCTCGGCAAGTAGGAATGTCTTCTGAGCACTTGAGTCGCCTCTTCAAGCAGCAGATGGGACAGGCCCTTTCGGATTATCGCAGCGAACAACGATTTCGTAAGTTCAAGGAACTTTACGGCGCGGGTGGCAGCATGAATATGCTAGAAGCTTCCCTGGCGGCTGGGTTCGGGAGTTACACCCAATTTTATCGTATTCATGTAAAGATGACAGGAAAGGCCCCTTCGGAGGGGAGAAGGGGGAATTGA
- a CDS encoding MaoC/PaaZ C-terminal domain-containing protein, translating to MKTLFFEDYELGHCRISTGRTITETDIVMHAGQTGDFYPHHMDAEWCKTQDFKQRIAHGTLIFSVAVGQTAGEINPEAFSYGYDKIRFIKPVFIGDTITSKCSIKEKKDDPKRPDFGQVIELVEAINQNGKTVLVAEHVLLVKKK from the coding sequence ATGAAAACTCTATTCTTCGAAGACTACGAACTCGGCCATTGCCGCATCTCTACCGGCCGCACGATCACCGAGACCGACATCGTCATGCACGCGGGTCAAACCGGCGACTTTTACCCGCATCATATGGACGCGGAATGGTGCAAGACCCAGGACTTCAAGCAACGCATCGCCCATGGAACGCTCATCTTCAGCGTCGCCGTCGGCCAAACCGCGGGCGAAATCAACCCAGAGGCCTTTTCCTACGGATACGACAAGATCCGCTTCATAAAGCCAGTTTTCATCGGCGACACCATCACTTCGAAATGCTCAATCAAGGAGAAGAAAGACGACCCTAAGCGCCCTGATTTCGGGCAGGTCATCGAGCTCGTCGAAGCCATCAACCAAAACGGAAAAACCGTCCTCGTCGCCGAACACGTGCTCTTGGTGAAAAAGAAGTAG
- a CDS encoding phytanoyl-CoA dioxygenase family protein, with protein sequence MNSSTLTPLITEDHIRQYQEEGYFILEKVLDPETVEKLRDFSGREIDRMHGLMDEQGTDVIGLNRRNSRYFIPHSYREDEAVYNYAFGDIMSQICQATIGQTANLFLDQWVIKAAEKGSTFSWHQDSGYIEFPHDPYVTCWTALDDVTEENGTVYLLPYSSIGIKTRVDHIKDPEVNDKVGYFGKDPGIPVIVPAGSVAVFSSVCFHRSGSNTTPNLRRVLLTQYSKDAIENPWTGKQSLNCIPFLKNGKKADPGFEEAKTIRFEDDGKFD encoded by the coding sequence ATGAACTCATCTACCCTTACCCCTCTGATCACTGAAGATCACATTCGCCAATATCAGGAAGAAGGCTACTTCATCCTCGAAAAGGTTCTCGATCCCGAAACCGTGGAAAAGCTCCGCGACTTCAGCGGACGAGAGATCGACCGCATGCACGGCCTGATGGACGAGCAAGGCACCGACGTCATCGGCCTCAACCGCCGCAACAGCCGCTACTTCATTCCCCATTCCTATCGCGAGGACGAAGCCGTCTACAACTACGCATTCGGCGATATCATGAGCCAAATCTGCCAGGCGACGATCGGGCAGACCGCTAACCTTTTCCTCGACCAATGGGTCATCAAAGCCGCCGAGAAAGGATCCACCTTTTCCTGGCACCAAGATTCTGGATACATCGAATTTCCCCACGATCCCTACGTCACTTGCTGGACCGCGCTGGACGACGTGACCGAGGAAAACGGAACCGTCTATCTCCTTCCCTATTCTTCCATCGGCATCAAGACCCGAGTCGATCACATCAAGGACCCTGAAGTGAACGACAAGGTCGGCTACTTCGGCAAGGATCCCGGGATCCCTGTCATCGTTCCTGCCGGGAGTGTTGCCGTGTTCTCGTCGGTTTGCTTCCATCGCTCCGGATCGAACACCACCCCAAACTTGCGTCGTGTATTGCTCACCCAATACAGCAAGGACGCCATCGAAAATCCTTGGACTGGCAAGCAATCACTCAACTGCATCCCCTTCCTCAAGAACGGAAAAAAGGCTGACCCCGGTTTCGAGGAGGCTAAAACGATTCGCTTCGAAGACGACGGAAAGTTCGACTGA
- a CDS encoding Gfo/Idh/MocA family protein yields MPLPPRQTPTLPQKPRPIVVLAAGGIVRDAHLPAYKLAGFEVIGIYDIDREKAERLAADFGIDRVYSSLQEACAHDPAEVVFDVAVPAAGLMKVLKALPDGAAALLQKPFGENLEEARALLALCRSKKLKAAVNFQLRYAPYILAARDLIEQGVIGELHDVAVRVTVYMPWHLWTFLEGIPRVEILYHSVHYVDLVRSFFGEPTGVYAKTVKHPDTEKLASTRTNIALNYGDLKRANISANHGHNFGLKHQQSYVKWEGTKGAIKATLGLLMNYPEGEPDALEYCTLDEEGNPSEWQSVELQGSWYPHAFIGTMASLMRFADGETDELPTSVDDAFRTMAVVEASYQSDASGGTPIPE; encoded by the coding sequence ATGCCCCTGCCGCCTCGCCAAACCCCAACCTTGCCGCAGAAACCGCGTCCGATCGTCGTATTGGCCGCTGGAGGAATCGTGCGGGACGCCCACCTGCCTGCTTACAAGCTTGCTGGATTTGAGGTGATTGGAATCTACGATATCGATCGGGAGAAGGCGGAGAGGCTGGCCGCCGATTTCGGTATCGATCGTGTCTACAGCAGCTTGCAGGAAGCCTGTGCCCACGATCCCGCAGAGGTGGTGTTCGATGTCGCGGTCCCGGCTGCAGGCCTGATGAAGGTTTTGAAAGCCTTGCCGGATGGAGCGGCTGCGTTGCTGCAAAAGCCGTTTGGTGAAAACCTGGAAGAAGCTCGGGCGCTTCTGGCTCTATGCCGGAGCAAGAAACTCAAGGCGGCGGTCAACTTTCAACTGCGCTATGCTCCCTATATATTGGCGGCGCGAGACTTGATCGAGCAGGGGGTGATCGGTGAGCTGCACGACGTGGCGGTGAGGGTAACGGTTTACATGCCATGGCACCTCTGGACGTTTTTGGAGGGAATTCCTCGCGTGGAAATTTTGTATCACAGTGTTCACTACGTCGATCTGGTGCGTTCGTTTTTCGGGGAACCGACCGGGGTGTACGCGAAAACAGTCAAACATCCGGACACGGAAAAGCTAGCCTCCACACGAACCAACATTGCCTTGAATTACGGGGACCTGAAGCGGGCGAATATCAGCGCCAATCACGGGCACAATTTTGGCCTGAAGCATCAGCAGAGCTACGTGAAATGGGAAGGAACGAAGGGAGCGATCAAGGCGACCCTCGGTTTGCTGATGAACTACCCGGAGGGGGAGCCCGATGCGCTCGAGTACTGCACATTGGACGAAGAAGGAAATCCGAGTGAGTGGCAGAGCGTGGAGCTGCAAGGGAGTTGGTACCCTCATGCGTTCATTGGAACCATGGCTAGCCTGATGCGCTTTGCGGACGGAGAGACGGATGAGCTTCCGACATCAGTCGACGATGCCTTCCGTACGATGGCGGTGGTGGAAGCGTCCTACCAATCGGACGCAAGCGGTGGAACTCCCATTCCGGAATAG
- a CDS encoding glycosyl hydrolase, with amino-acid sequence MPHLSRRRFLELSSITGLGLLLAPIACTRSPKAATASVFAKAFANPPRPYQPKFRWWWPHGLVDPQQIRREINAMADAGFGGAEIADVHHSARGVDLHADTHGWGTAPWRDAVQAALEQAKERGMSIDHSIGPSWPAASNQITPDSDAACKELATATTVLDAGEAFDGPVPPPASQPHKGVEKQTLQYVQAIRTVDGTDLKAKEVAVHGDSLIDLSSQVSNDHLQWTAPSEGTWILISYWLRGSGQQPEGGPHTSPESYVVDHFSQKGTDAVIALWKKSVLTAPIKKLMREVGGNLFEDSIEMETKETVWTPRILEEFEERRGYSALPYLPIIVEKKEDPIFEYVDFDARHIWHDWWQTLSELFLENHFTALKQWANSLGLGFRGQPYGLKTDAVRAAATLDIAEGESLGFKNLDDYRSLAGGRDMGGRKILSNEAGAFQGLAYSTTWKRVLKKLNPQFAAGVNQTVLHGFSYAEAPGANWPGFSAFTPYGGGPGYSESWGPRQPSWEHITDISGYFSRVHYLLQQGQPQIDIAFLRQKGYAGSGFGAPWFSKEGVSVGWTHEFISPSTLELPTATVRNGLLAPDGPAFQALVFEGDAFHGRKCTFELPAARRLLELAEAGLPILAIGDWTQPTSSGRPNPADDATLREIFARILEQDNVVMVPSRGYIEQGLENLGIKPRISHSKANIVHAERRTADGRWFYFCNQSSEGSSAATVQVPLADGPNHPHHLDLWTGEITQMQNLEAIDGKLQIKLPLEPNGSLAFCITNTPLTHKERDTNPVDNSTIINSLPLRNWKLSVESWLPGDSPSSTRKEVASIPLEHPQPWSEIETFANDSGIGTYECTFDASEEMANSPRAGLMWEEAFDTLRISLNGKTLPPCNLLRNTTQLKGFLVEGTNTLRIETSSTLINRLRVSDPKVYQIARRQAYGVSGPVQLLW; translated from the coding sequence GTGCCCCATCTCTCCCGCCGTCGCTTTCTCGAATTAAGCTCAATCACTGGCCTTGGCCTCCTCCTCGCCCCCATCGCTTGCACACGCAGCCCCAAGGCCGCCACAGCGTCCGTCTTTGCCAAGGCCTTCGCGAATCCACCGCGCCCCTACCAGCCAAAATTTCGCTGGTGGTGGCCTCATGGACTGGTCGATCCGCAACAAATCCGCCGGGAGATCAACGCGATGGCGGACGCTGGATTTGGAGGAGCAGAGATCGCGGACGTGCATCACAGCGCCCGCGGTGTCGACCTCCATGCCGACACCCACGGATGGGGCACCGCGCCATGGCGAGATGCCGTGCAAGCCGCCCTTGAGCAAGCGAAGGAGCGCGGCATGAGCATCGACCACTCCATCGGCCCCAGCTGGCCTGCTGCTAGCAACCAAATCACACCCGACAGCGATGCCGCCTGCAAGGAGCTCGCGACTGCCACGACCGTTCTAGACGCGGGCGAAGCTTTTGACGGCCCCGTCCCCCCGCCCGCGTCCCAACCACACAAAGGCGTGGAGAAGCAAACTCTTCAATACGTGCAAGCGATTCGGACAGTCGACGGCACCGACCTGAAAGCGAAGGAAGTGGCCGTGCACGGGGACTCCCTAATCGATCTCAGCAGTCAAGTATCCAACGATCACTTACAATGGACCGCTCCATCAGAGGGCACGTGGATCCTCATCTCCTACTGGCTTCGAGGATCCGGCCAACAACCGGAAGGCGGGCCGCATACCTCGCCCGAATCCTACGTAGTCGATCACTTTAGCCAAAAGGGAACTGATGCCGTCATAGCACTTTGGAAGAAAAGCGTCCTCACAGCCCCCATCAAAAAACTGATGAGGGAAGTTGGCGGCAATCTATTCGAGGACTCCATCGAAATGGAAACCAAGGAAACGGTGTGGACTCCTCGCATCCTCGAGGAATTCGAAGAGCGACGCGGCTACTCCGCCCTGCCCTACCTGCCTATCATCGTCGAAAAGAAAGAGGATCCAATATTCGAATACGTCGATTTCGACGCTCGCCATATCTGGCACGACTGGTGGCAAACGCTCTCGGAACTCTTCCTTGAAAACCATTTTACCGCCCTCAAGCAGTGGGCGAACTCCCTTGGACTGGGATTTCGCGGTCAACCCTACGGGCTGAAAACGGATGCCGTGCGAGCCGCTGCCACCCTCGACATCGCCGAGGGAGAATCGCTCGGCTTCAAGAACCTCGACGACTACCGCTCGCTAGCCGGCGGCCGCGACATGGGCGGCCGCAAGATCCTCTCTAATGAAGCAGGAGCCTTCCAAGGCCTCGCCTATTCCACGACATGGAAACGCGTTCTTAAGAAACTGAATCCTCAATTCGCCGCCGGGGTCAACCAAACCGTATTGCACGGCTTCTCCTACGCTGAAGCTCCGGGCGCCAACTGGCCGGGCTTTTCCGCATTCACTCCCTACGGCGGCGGGCCCGGCTATTCCGAGTCCTGGGGCCCACGCCAGCCGAGTTGGGAGCATATCACCGACATCTCTGGCTACTTTTCACGTGTCCACTATCTGCTGCAACAGGGGCAACCGCAAATCGACATCGCTTTCCTCCGTCAAAAGGGCTATGCCGGATCAGGTTTCGGCGCTCCTTGGTTTTCCAAGGAAGGCGTATCCGTCGGCTGGACACACGAATTCATTTCTCCCTCAACCCTTGAGCTCCCAACCGCAACCGTTCGAAACGGACTGCTCGCCCCCGACGGCCCCGCCTTCCAAGCGCTCGTCTTTGAAGGCGATGCCTTCCACGGACGGAAGTGCACTTTTGAACTCCCCGCCGCTCGCCGTCTTCTCGAGCTGGCCGAAGCCGGCCTGCCCATACTCGCCATCGGCGACTGGACTCAGCCCACCAGTTCCGGCCGACCCAATCCGGCAGACGACGCAACGCTCCGAGAGATCTTTGCCAGGATCCTCGAGCAAGACAATGTCGTCATGGTTCCAAGCCGTGGATACATCGAACAAGGACTTGAGAATCTTGGCATTAAGCCACGGATCTCACACAGCAAAGCCAACATCGTGCATGCCGAACGCCGCACCGCGGATGGTCGTTGGTTCTACTTCTGCAACCAGTCCAGCGAAGGCTCCTCGGCGGCAACCGTACAGGTTCCACTGGCCGACGGACCCAACCATCCCCATCATCTCGATCTCTGGACAGGCGAAATCACACAGATGCAAAACTTGGAGGCGATCGACGGCAAACTCCAGATAAAGCTACCACTGGAGCCAAACGGTAGCCTCGCCTTCTGCATCACCAATACCCCCCTCACCCACAAGGAACGCGATACAAATCCGGTCGATAATTCCACCATCATCAACTCGCTCCCTCTCCGAAACTGGAAGCTTTCAGTGGAGAGTTGGCTCCCCGGCGACAGCCCCAGCTCTACCCGCAAGGAAGTCGCCTCGATCCCTCTGGAGCACCCCCAGCCCTGGAGCGAAATCGAAACCTTTGCCAACGATTCCGGGATCGGCACCTACGAATGCACTTTCGACGCGAGCGAGGAAATGGCGAATTCTCCACGAGCTGGACTGATGTGGGAAGAAGCGTTCGACACGCTTCGCATATCGCTCAACGGCAAGACGCTGCCGCCGTGCAATCTCCTCCGCAACACGACGCAACTCAAGGGATTCTTGGTCGAGGGGACAAACACCCTGCGTATAGAAACAAGCTCCACGCTCATAAACCGCCTCCGCGTTTCCGATCCTAAAGTCTACCAAATCGCACGACGCCAAGCCTACGGAGTCAGCGGCCCCGTGCAGTTGCTTTGGTGA
- a CDS encoding L-rhamnose/proton symporter RhaT, which yields MTPDASPLLGTLLHTIGAASAALCYSPQKFLHKWSWQTYWLAQASVCWLLLPWLFAYLFVPEYGMVLAESPSDSMWLAFGYGVLYGVGGIAFGVAIRYIGFSLTYAIAIGFSCLIGTLFMPLINGVLGEKLQQEGGMIVVGGVALGFFAMIVSGMAGFRKEHELAEAGKREGSGFNVKLGLPICVVAGVLSAVFNFSLEAGAPIAEVAALHGAGNFQELAKYPFTMNGAFLTTLVYVIYLAGRSKSWGEFSATTDRKGLGRNYVLAFATGIMWYMQFFFYGLGHIRMGDFKFSSWAIHMIILILLSSGFGVLIGEWRGARSKTFGFMLLALALLVAAVGLITYGNFLGAESAAAGH from the coding sequence ATGACACCTGACGCATCCCCTTTATTGGGAACCCTTTTGCACACGATCGGAGCGGCGAGCGCGGCCTTGTGCTACTCACCGCAAAAGTTCCTCCACAAATGGAGCTGGCAAACTTACTGGCTGGCGCAGGCATCTGTATGCTGGTTGCTCCTTCCTTGGTTGTTCGCTTACCTTTTCGTGCCTGAATACGGGATGGTTTTGGCTGAGTCGCCAAGCGATTCCATGTGGTTGGCCTTTGGATACGGCGTCCTCTACGGCGTGGGGGGAATCGCTTTCGGTGTGGCCATTCGCTACATCGGGTTTTCGCTGACTTATGCAATCGCAATCGGCTTCTCCTGTTTGATTGGAACGCTATTCATGCCCTTGATCAACGGAGTCCTTGGAGAAAAGTTGCAACAGGAGGGAGGTATGATCGTGGTAGGCGGAGTGGCCCTTGGCTTCTTTGCCATGATTGTTTCGGGCATGGCAGGCTTCCGCAAGGAGCATGAGTTGGCGGAAGCCGGAAAGCGTGAAGGCAGTGGGTTCAACGTGAAGCTCGGGCTGCCGATCTGCGTTGTGGCAGGGGTGTTAAGCGCCGTATTCAATTTCTCCCTGGAAGCGGGGGCCCCCATTGCGGAAGTAGCTGCCTTGCATGGCGCGGGCAATTTTCAGGAACTTGCCAAGTATCCGTTCACCATGAACGGAGCTTTTCTTACGACTCTCGTATATGTGATCTATTTGGCGGGGAGGTCGAAAAGTTGGGGGGAGTTCTCTGCTACTACGGACCGTAAAGGCTTGGGGCGAAACTATGTCTTAGCTTTCGCGACGGGGATCATGTGGTACATGCAGTTCTTCTTCTATGGACTAGGTCACATTCGCATGGGAGACTTTAAGTTCTCCAGTTGGGCGATTCACATGATTATTCTCATTTTGCTAAGCAGTGGCTTCGGCGTTTTGATTGGAGAATGGAGAGGCGCTCGTTCCAAGACTTTTGGCTTTATGTTGCTCGCGCTCGCATTGTTGGTAGCTGCCGTCGGCTTGATCACCTATGGGAACTTTCTTGGAGCGGAGTCCGCCGCTGCAGGGCATTAG
- a CDS encoding CaiB/BaiF CoA transferase family protein: MKPLEGLLVLDFSQFLAGPWAATRLADLGARVIKIERPGSGDICRQLYISDLALDGDSTLFHSINRNKQSYAANLKDPADLQKVKALIARADVLIQNFRPGVMDRIGLGYEVCRELNPKIVYSVVSGYGNEGPWVGKPGQDLLAQALSGLVWLNGNADQPPMPFGLAVADLTASAHLVQGILATLVRRGISGTGGLVEVSLLESVLDLQFEVTTTYLNDGGREPRRSAVNNGHAYLGAPYGIYQTQDGYLALAMGSIVTLGKLIGCAALEAYEDAETWFSQRDEIKRVLAAHLKGKPTCSWLAVLEAADFWCADVLSWPRLWETEAFQSLDFVQDVTREGGPTLKTTRCPITIDGERFKSPLGAPRVGQHTERIENEFCL; encoded by the coding sequence ATGAAACCACTTGAAGGCCTTTTAGTCTTAGACTTTTCCCAGTTTCTCGCGGGACCGTGGGCAGCGACGCGCCTCGCTGACCTAGGGGCTCGCGTTATCAAAATCGAACGACCGGGGAGTGGTGACATTTGTCGCCAGCTCTACATTTCCGACCTTGCTTTGGATGGAGACAGCACCCTGTTTCACTCGATCAACCGGAATAAGCAAAGCTATGCGGCGAACCTTAAGGATCCGGCGGACTTGCAGAAGGTGAAGGCCCTGATAGCTCGGGCTGACGTGCTCATTCAAAATTTCCGTCCAGGCGTGATGGACCGCATTGGTCTTGGCTACGAGGTTTGCCGCGAGCTGAATCCAAAAATTGTATACAGTGTTGTTTCTGGATATGGAAATGAAGGGCCGTGGGTGGGTAAGCCAGGACAAGATCTATTGGCTCAGGCCTTGTCGGGTTTGGTTTGGCTGAATGGAAATGCGGACCAACCACCCATGCCCTTCGGGCTGGCGGTGGCAGACTTGACTGCTAGCGCCCACCTGGTCCAGGGAATTTTGGCGACTTTGGTTCGCCGTGGCATCAGCGGCACAGGGGGGCTGGTAGAAGTTAGCTTGCTGGAGTCTGTGCTCGATCTGCAGTTTGAAGTGACGACGACCTACCTGAATGATGGCGGACGGGAGCCTCGTCGCAGCGCGGTAAATAACGGGCACGCCTATCTAGGAGCTCCATACGGAATTTATCAAACGCAGGACGGCTACCTTGCCCTGGCGATGGGGTCGATCGTGACGCTTGGGAAGCTGATCGGCTGCGCGGCTCTTGAGGCCTACGAAGACGCTGAAACTTGGTTTTCGCAACGCGACGAGATCAAGCGAGTGCTTGCAGCGCACTTGAAAGGAAAGCCGACTTGCAGCTGGCTAGCGGTTCTGGAAGCAGCTGACTTTTGGTGCGCGGATGTGCTCTCGTGGCCGCGTCTGTGGGAGACCGAAGCCTTTCAGTCGCTCGACTTCGTGCAGGATGTGACGCGTGAAGGCGGACCGACTTTGAAGACGACGCGCTGCCCGATTACTATCGACGGAGAGCGATTCAAGTCCCCACTGGGGGCTCCGCGAGTGGGCCAGCACACGGAACGCATCGAGAACGAATTTTGCCTATAA